The Gracilimonas sediminicola sequence TCCACCAGAACAAGCTGAACTGGAAAATCACCGTATTGCCATGAATTTCCAGATTGGCTTCTAAGGATTTGCCGGAGACGTCGAATAGCTGCTCCAGTCCACTCTTTTAAGCACGATGTATAAACCAATCAATACGAGGGGGATGCTGAGCAGCTGCCCCATATTGAAGATCCAATCGCTGGCAAAATTAGCTTGTGGAATTTTGGTGTACTCCAGGAAGAACCGACCGGAGAACAGCAGGATTAAAAACATCCCAAACAACGAACCTTCTGGTGGATGCGCTTTATACTTTTTGTAGATGTACCAAAGTACCGCAAATACGAGCAGGCAAAGAATGGCTTCGTACAACATGGTTGGGTGGCGTGGAATGGTACCGGCAGGTCCGGGCAGGTTGGTGAAAACAACACCCCAGGAGACATCGGTGGCATGTCCGTAAATTTCAGAATTGAAGAAATTTCCCGTTCTGATGAAAGCACCGCCCACGGCTGTGGGAATTACAACCCGGTCGGCCAGCCACCAGAAACTCATTTTCGGGGCTTTTTTACTCTGGTAATACATGGCTACAATAATCCCGATTGCTGCACCGTGGCTTGCCAATCCGCCATTCCAAATAGCCAGCACCTGATCTAAATTCCGCAGATAATAGGAGGGATCATAAAAAATAACGTGGCCGAGGCGGGCACCAATCACGGTTCCCACTAAAACCCAGGTGAGAATACTTTCCATTTCCTCGACTTTACGGCCACCGTCTTTCCACAATTTCACCCCAAAGAAATAGCCGGATACAAAAGCCCCGGCAAACATCAACCCGTACCAACGGGGTGCAATAGGGCCAATGGAAAAGATTTCAGGGTCGATGCCCCATGTCAGGTTTTGCAATAATGCGATGATCATTAAGTCAGGTTTAAGAAAGTTCAGCAGAAAATAACAGCACTGACGGGAAAGTGAAACTAAAAGCTAATTTATTAACTCATTTTTTACACCAAATGCCTATACTTGATTAAAGACAAAACAGGGAACAAAAAGGGAAGTTAGTTTGCAGGAAGATCGCAGATTTGTCCGGCCAAGAAAGCAGTTGGTAGAAACGCTACGCAAAAAAGGTATCGAAGATGAGCGTGTGTTAATGGCTATCGGGAAGATACCCCGGCATAAATTGATTGACACCGCCCTGCACACCAAAGCCTATAACGACACTGCTCTCCCAATCGGGATGGGCCAAACCATCTCTCAGCCCTTCACTGTAGCGGCTCAAACCGAATTGCTCAATATTGAGAAAGGCGAAAAGATTTTAGAGATCGGAACAGGTTCCGGTTACCAGTGTATGGTTTTGTGTGAACTTGGAGCCGATGTTTACAGCGTGGAACGCCACAAAGAGCTCTATCACCGTGCGAAGGAAGCCCTTCACGAATTAGGCTATCGAGCCATGCTGAAAGTGGGAGACGGAACGCTGGGGTGGTCCACCTATGCGCCTTATGATGGTATTGTTGTGACTGCCGGAGCTCCCGTTGTGCCGGACGATTTGGTGCAGCAATTGGCCATTGGCGGCCGGTTAGTAATTCCGGTGGGGGACGACACCAAGCAGATGATGTTGCGCATAACACGGGTTTCCGAAAATGAATATGAGCGTGAAGAACTGGCTGATTTCAAATTTGTACCGCTTATCGGCGAAAAAGGATGGGGTGGCTCGTAGTGACTGAAACGGAGCAAACGTCAACCTCACCCAAAGACACCACCACTTTTAAAGAAGCCCCGTTTTTAGCCCTTAAGGGCTTTTTGATGGGATCGGCGGATATTGTGCCGGGCGTAAGTGGCGGAACCATGGCCTTGATTGTGGGTATTTACGAACGCTTGTTGAATGCCATTAAAAGCGTAAACGGTAATTTCATAAAGCTTTTTTTCACGCTGAAATGGAAAGCGGCGTTTAAAGAAATCCATATCTTTTTCCTGGCATTTCTGTTTCTGGGGATCTTTTCAGCGCTGGCCTTTTTCACCAAAGTAGTG is a genomic window containing:
- the lgt gene encoding prolipoprotein diacylglyceryl transferase, producing MIIALLQNLTWGIDPEIFSIGPIAPRWYGLMFAGAFVSGYFFGVKLWKDGGRKVEEMESILTWVLVGTVIGARLGHVIFYDPSYYLRNLDQVLAIWNGGLASHGAAIGIIVAMYYQSKKAPKMSFWWLADRVVIPTAVGGAFIRTGNFFNSEIYGHATDVSWGVVFTNLPGPAGTIPRHPTMLYEAILCLLVFAVLWYIYKKYKAHPPEGSLFGMFLILLFSGRFFLEYTKIPQANFASDWIFNMGQLLSIPLVLIGLYIVLKRVDWSSYSTSPANP
- a CDS encoding protein-L-isoaspartate(D-aspartate) O-methyltransferase, whose amino-acid sequence is MQEDRRFVRPRKQLVETLRKKGIEDERVLMAIGKIPRHKLIDTALHTKAYNDTALPIGMGQTISQPFTVAAQTELLNIEKGEKILEIGTGSGYQCMVLCELGADVYSVERHKELYHRAKEALHELGYRAMLKVGDGTLGWSTYAPYDGIVVTAGAPVVPDDLVQQLAIGGRLVIPVGDDTKQMMLRITRVSENEYEREELADFKFVPLIGEKGWGGS